ATGAACTCCGCCAGGTAGAACGCCAGGTGGGCCACCGTGCTGCCCGCGGTGATGCCGATCCGCTTGCGCGCCGCCGGCCCGAGGCACTGTTCGGCGAAGTCGTTTTTGAGCAGGCTGATCTTGCCGCGAAAGACGTCGGGCACCTTCCAGTTGACCTTCGGCTCGGCCACCAGGTGGATGTCGCTGAAGTCCTCGATGCCCTCGAAGAAACGGCACGAGAGTTCGTGATAGTCCAGCGACACGACGAAATCCGGCGGCACGCCGAGTTTCAGCAGCGTCTTGAGCGTGGTCTGGACGGCGATGATGACCGCTTTGCCCTTGGCCTCCTTGAGCAGATCGATGTTCTTGGCCAGCGACGGACCGGCTGAGACGATGATGGCGGGGTATCCGGCGAAGCGGCCCTTGAGCGTGTCGGTGCTCGGGCAGCCGTGGTAGGCCCAGAGGTTGTTGACGACGTTTTCCTGGGTGATGCGGCTGTTGCCGATCAGCGTGACGAACGCCATCCGGGCGAAGGCCATGTAGTCGGCGATGAACGAACGCATCTGGGTGTGGAACTCGGCTTGCCACTGCTTGGTGTAGGTCAAAGCGGCCAGTTCGGTGCCCAGCGTCATGGTGGCCGAGTGGCACGTCAGCCGCTTGTGCAGCAGGGCCTTGTCGAGCCGCTCGATCAGGACCAGCCGTCCGCGCTTGATCGCGTCGGCGAAGTCGAGGTTGCCCAAGGCCGCCCGGATGACCGAGGCTTGAGGCTCCAGGACGATCACCACCGTCTGATCGCTGGTCCGGTCGAGGATCTCCCTGACTTGGTAACCCAACCCGAACCCGGAGACGAAAAAGACGAAGTTCTTGTCGAGGTCGAGGCGGTCGACGAAGGTCTTGGCCTCCGCCGCCGGGTCGTAGCGGCTGTGAAGGAAGATTTCGCGGCCGTCTTCGAGTCGGACGCGGGCGGTGGCCTGGCCGTTTCTGGCCGGCAGCAGTTCGAGACGCGGATCGTCGGGCAGATTGTCGAGGGTCTGGGCCAGCGCCAGGTCGATCCGGTACAGCGCCCGGAAATTCCTGACCAGGATATCGGCCTTGAGTTGTTCTCCGCTTGCCGCCTCGGCGACTGTCATCCGTGACCCACTCTCGGCAGTATGTACGGCCCTCGCGGCAGCACCGCGACCCGCGAGGTCTGTTGCGACGTTCGTTCGACCAGTGCCTTCACCGCTTCGGCGGCGTCCCGCCGGCCCACCAGATCGAAGGCGGGCGTCACGTGGCACCGCCGCTGATCTTCGACGTCGATGCCGTCGGCGACCAGGACTAGGCCTTCACGGCTGGTCTTCTCCAGCACCCGCGTCTGCAACTGGAATTCCCACTGGTCCTTTTCGACCCGATCGCGGGCGAAGATGTCCCGCAGGAATCGTTGGTAGTCATCGGCATACTCGAACATGATTCTTCGACAATTATCGGACCCAAAGCCTTGCCGGCACCCGCTGACCGTGATGACGGTTCCGCCCTGGCGGACGAAGT
The nucleotide sequence above comes from Phycisphaerae bacterium. Encoded proteins:
- a CDS encoding motility associated factor glycosyltransferase family protein, whose translation is MTVAEAASGEQLKADILVRNFRALYRIDLALAQTLDNLPDDPRLELLPARNGQATARVRLEDGREIFLHSRYDPAAEAKTFVDRLDLDKNFVFFVSGFGLGYQVREILDRTSDQTVVIVLEPQASVIRAALGNLDFADAIKRGRLVLIERLDKALLHKRLTCHSATMTLGTELAALTYTKQWQAEFHTQMRSFIADYMAFARMAFVTLIGNSRITQENVVNNLWAYHGCPSTDTLKGRFAGYPAIIVSAGPSLAKNIDLLKEAKGKAVIIAVQTTLKTLLKLGVPPDFVVSLDYHELSCRFFEGIEDFSDIHLVAEPKVNWKVPDVFRGKISLLKNDFAEQCLGPAARKRIGITAGSTVAHLAFYLAEFIGADPVILIGQDLAFGGNMYYSPGNAMHDMWSVELNRFSTIEMKEWERIVRHRSILRKVQDQDGREIYTDEQMFTYLQQFERDFAQTRTTVIDATEGGAKKLGAEPMTLREAIDRHCTRPIDPQRFNYLKDQTWYEPQRLAEAAEQLGKRLEEVDEFRKLSEETVGLLKQLEGLLDRPEEFNRRIVKIDQIRSKVSMHHRILRMVCDVSALADLRRFRSDRINQASREQGAERARRQLQRDVEFVEAVVRGCDDLEKVLRDGLSRIEAKQAEGAADDGGK